Proteins co-encoded in one Rhodospirillales bacterium genomic window:
- a CDS encoding ABC transporter ATP-binding protein, giving the protein MNSALTLTGVRKSFGATEIIRGVDLEIQDGERHAIIGPNGAGKSTLYNLISGRFPPSAGGIRLYDTDITNKKAFEINRLGLTRSFQVTNIFARMSVLDNVRCGCLFALGHRYAWWKLVGRLRDLNDRTALILKDIGLWGKRDIPAGLLSYADQRALELGIAVAGGANVILLDEPTAGMSHSEIEQAVSLIRRISEGKTLVIVEHDMGVVFDLADRISVLVYGEIIATGTPSEIRSSAAVQEAYLGTGAN; this is encoded by the coding sequence ATGAACAGCGCCCTGACACTGACCGGCGTTCGGAAGAGCTTTGGTGCGACGGAGATTATTCGCGGAGTCGATCTGGAGATCCAGGATGGCGAGCGACACGCGATTATCGGGCCGAACGGGGCAGGCAAGTCGACGCTCTACAACCTGATCAGTGGGCGGTTTCCTCCGTCCGCCGGCGGTATCCGCCTGTATGATACCGACATCACCAACAAGAAAGCCTTTGAAATCAACCGATTGGGATTGACCCGGTCGTTTCAGGTCACGAACATCTTCGCGCGGATGAGCGTGTTGGACAATGTCCGATGCGGCTGCCTGTTCGCGTTGGGTCACCGGTATGCCTGGTGGAAGCTCGTGGGCCGCCTGCGTGACTTGAACGACCGGACCGCGCTGATCCTCAAGGACATAGGTTTGTGGGGGAAGCGAGACATTCCCGCGGGCCTCCTGTCGTACGCTGACCAACGTGCCCTGGAACTCGGAATCGCAGTGGCCGGCGGTGCGAATGTGATCCTGCTGGATGAGCCCACGGCAGGCATGAGCCACTCGGAAATTGAGCAAGCGGTGTCGCTCATCCGCCGAATTTCGGAAGGCAAGACGCTCGTGATCGTGGAGCATGACATGGGCGTCGTGTTTGATTTGGCAGATCGGATTTCAGTTCTCGTGTATGGCGAAATCATCGCCACCGGCACGCCCAGCGAGATTCGCT
- a CDS encoding branched-chain amino acid ABC transporter permease, with protein sequence MSMLMGRLAPWIGGAIVLMALPHVFSSGFALTLMSQIGLLIVFALAYNMLLGQGGMLSFGHAVYFGLAGYFTVHYLNFIYEEEVPYIPVTLIPLLGGLVGLFFGILIGYVSTRRAGTTFAMISLGFGEMVTALTLVLVAIFNGEDGIQTDRVIGEELFGVTYGPNIEVYYLIAGWCLLCTLAMFLLTRTPFGRISNAVRDNPERVEFIGYSSQRIRWLAFSLSSFFAGIAGALHAVNIEHVGFEQVSVIQSGLVLFMVYIGGTGSFVGPIIGATLLYFLQSTLTGVTEAWILYLGVMFVAVIMFFPGGLAGLITMHQPIWRVHSRLLAPLLIPYTRFFAALVASVLGCIGLIEMLYFRSSRLSTETELVIFGIESDPFSVVPWIVFTGIAVAGGFAVRKTLPSAVSAWNTAIADARALPRR encoded by the coding sequence ATGAGCATGCTGATGGGCAGGCTGGCTCCGTGGATCGGGGGCGCAATCGTGCTGATGGCGCTGCCGCACGTGTTTTCGTCCGGCTTCGCGCTGACCTTGATGAGCCAGATCGGGCTGCTCATCGTGTTTGCCCTGGCCTACAACATGCTCCTGGGCCAGGGAGGGATGCTGTCGTTCGGCCACGCCGTCTATTTCGGCCTCGCCGGTTATTTCACCGTTCACTACCTGAATTTCATCTACGAAGAGGAAGTCCCCTACATCCCGGTAACACTGATCCCGCTGCTGGGCGGCCTCGTCGGTCTGTTCTTCGGAATCCTGATTGGCTACGTCTCCACCCGCCGCGCCGGGACCACGTTCGCGATGATCTCACTTGGGTTCGGGGAAATGGTTACCGCCCTGACGCTGGTGCTGGTGGCCATCTTCAACGGTGAAGACGGAATCCAGACCGACCGTGTGATCGGCGAGGAATTGTTCGGTGTCACCTACGGGCCCAACATCGAGGTCTATTACCTGATCGCCGGATGGTGTCTGCTCTGCACGCTGGCGATGTTCCTGCTCACGAGGACCCCGTTCGGGCGCATCTCTAATGCGGTCCGTGACAATCCCGAGCGCGTGGAGTTCATCGGGTATTCCAGCCAGCGAATCCGCTGGCTGGCTTTCTCGCTGTCTTCCTTCTTCGCGGGGATCGCCGGTGCGCTGCATGCCGTGAATATCGAGCATGTCGGTTTCGAGCAGGTAAGCGTGATTCAGTCAGGCCTGGTCCTGTTCATGGTTTACATTGGCGGCACCGGAAGCTTCGTTGGCCCGATAATCGGTGCCACGCTGCTTTATTTCCTGCAGAGCACGCTGACCGGCGTCACCGAGGCATGGATCCTTTATCTCGGGGTCATGTTCGTGGCGGTCATCATGTTCTTCCCGGGCGGCTTGGCCGGGCTGATCACCATGCATCAACCCATTTGGCGCGTGCATTCGCGTCTCCTGGCGCCATTGCTGATCCCCTATACGCGCTTCTTCGCCGCTCTGGTCGCGTCGGTCCTGGGCTGTATCGGCCTCATCGAGATGCTGTATTTCCGCAGCTCGCGTCTGAGCACGGAGACCGAACTCGTCATCTTCGGCATTGAGAGCGACCCGTTTTCCGTGGTCCCCTGGATCGTCTTTACCGGCATCGCTGTTGCCGGCGGGTTCGCGGTCCGCAAGACCTTGCCGAGCGCGGTTTCGGCCTGGAATACCGCCATCGCGGACGCGCGCGCATTGCCACGCAGATGA